One genomic segment of Tripterygium wilfordii isolate XIE 37 chromosome 9, ASM1340144v1, whole genome shotgun sequence includes these proteins:
- the LOC120006223 gene encoding xanthoxin dehydrogenase-like, with the protein MSTNVADSSLPAQRLLGKVAIVTGGASGIGEGIVRLFHKHGAKICILDVQDELGQQICESLSNDDSNICYLHCDVSNEDDVRQAIDFTVDKFSTLDIMVNNAGVMEPHNPDIRTFDLNRFEKTMNINAKGTFIGMKHAARIMMPNKKGTIVSTSSMASVIAGVSPHAYTASKHAIVGLTQNVAAELGKHGIRVNCVSPYGVPTPLTFNQLPKEYVTDEVIAGARKQITMKANLQGVDLTVDDVANAVLFFASDDAKYVSGTNLLVDGGFSSVNHSFGFFR; encoded by the exons ATGTCTACCAATGTTGCTGATTCTTCCCTCCCTGCTCAAAG ATTATTAGGAAAAGTGGCAATCGTCACCGGAGGAGCATCTGGAATTGGAGAGGGAATTGTGCGTTTGTTTCACAAACATGGTGCAAAAATATGCATCCTTGACGTACAAGACGAGTTAGGGCAACAAATCTGTGAGTCGCTCTCCAACGACGACTCAAACATTTGTTATTTACACTGTGATGTCTCAAACGAGGACGATGTTCGTCAAGCTATCGACTTCACCGTGGATAAGTTCAGTACTCTTGACATTATGGTCAACAATGCCGGCGTTATGGAACCGCATAACCCAGACATCCGAACCTTCGACCTGAATAGGTTCGAAAAGACGATGAACATAAACGCCAAAGGAACGTTCATCGGAATGAAACATGCAGCGCGTATTATGATGCCCAACAAAAAGGGTACAATAGTTTCTACTTCTAGTATGGCCAGCGTAATTGCCGGCGTATCGCCGCACGCGTACACCGCATCCAAGCATGCCATTGTAGGGCTTACACAAAACGTTGCAGCTGAACTGGGAAAACATGGAATCCGAGTGAATTGTGTATCTCCATATGGAGTTCCAACTCCATTGACCTTTAATCAGTTGCCTAAAGAGTATGTAACAGATGAGGTCATAGCAGGAGCACGAAAACAGATTACAATGAAGGCTAATTTGCAAGGTGTGGATCTAACTGTGGATGATGTTGCCAATGCTGTGCTCTTCTTTGCAAGTGATGATGCTAAGTATGTGAGTGGAACCAATTTGTTGGTTGATGGTGGATTTTCAAGTGTGAATCACTCATTTGGATTCTTCAGATGA